The following nucleotide sequence is from Borrelia sp. A-FGy1.
TTAAATTTGGGTATCAGGGGCTTTTGTCAGAGTCTAATTCGCCTTTTGTTCAACTTAATCCTGATATAGTGGATGATATTAATCAGTTTGGAGGTACAATACTTGGTTCCTCAAGAGGAGGAATTAAGCCTGTTGAAATAGTTGATACTTTAGAAAGAATGAATATTAATATGATCTTTAATATTGGTGGAGATGGGACACAGAAGGGATCTATTCTAATTGCTAATGAGATAGCTAGGAGAAATTTAAAAATTTCTGTTGTGGGGATTCCTAAGACAGTTGATAATGACTTTATGTTTGTTCAGAAGTCATTTGGATTTGAAACAGCGGTTGAGCAAGCAGTTGCTGCTGTTGCTGGTGCACATTTTGAAGCAAATAGTGCATATAATGGAATTGGTCTTGTTAAGGTTATGGGTAGAGATTCTGGTTTTATTGCTTCTTATACTGCTTTATCTTCGAATGATGTTAACTTTTGTTTAATACCAGAGTTAGACTTTGATATTGAAGGGCCTAATGGGTTTCTTACTCATCTTGAGAGAAGGTTATTGGAGAAAGAGAGTTTAGATGAAATTCCTCATGCAGTAATATTAATAGCAGAAGGAGCAGGACAAAAATATTTTGATCATGGTAGTCGAAAAAGAGATGACTCTGGTAATTTGCTTTATGAGGATATTGGCCTTTACCTTAAAGATAAGATTACAGAATATTTTAAATTTAAAAATATTCCAATTACTCTTAAGTATATTGATCCTAGTTATATTATTAGAAGTTCACCAGCTAATGCTAGTGATTCTCTTTATTGTGCTCGTCTTGGTTCAAATGCTGTTCACGCTGCTATGGCGGGAAAAACAAAATTATTAGTTAGCTTGTGGAGTACAAAATTTGTGCATATACCAATAGAAATGGCAGTATTTGATAGAAATAAAGTTAATATAAATGGTTCTTTTTGGAGAGATGTTCTTGCAAGTACTGGACAGCCATTTAGTATGAAGAACTAAAGTAAATATCTAGTATATTTATTTTAGTTCTCTTTTATTAATTTTGAATACCATGAATAACTGATAATAATTTCCATATTCATTTGACAATTCATTTTTCATTTACTTTGCTGCGTTTCCTACGACATTTAGAGCATCCCAAGTTTTTGAGAAGGGAGGGGAGTATGCGAAATCTAACATACCAAGTTCTTTTGTCGTAATTTTTGAGTAAATTGCAAGAGAAAGTGTATGCATTCTTAAAGCTGCTCCATTTTTCCCTATTACTTGTGCTCCGATAATTTCTTCTGTTTCTTCATTATAGATTAACTTAATATATATATCCTCTTGTGATGGGTAATAATTTGTGTGGTTTTTATCTTTTACTAATACTGTTTTATACTTTATTCCAAGATTTAAAGCATCTTCTTCTGTAAGTCCACTTCTTGCCGCTTCAAGAGACAAGACTTTGACAGATGCAGACCCTAATGTCCCTTTAAAAGGAATACGTTTTCCTGCTAAATTTTCTCCTATTACCCTGCCCATTTTACTAGCTGTTGTTGCAAGAGGAATATAATCATTCTGCTTGCTTACAATGTTGTATATTGTAGCGCAGTCTCCAGCAGAAAAAACATTCTTTACACTAGTTTCACCATATTCATTAATGACTATAGCGCCGTTTTTAAAAGTCTCAAGTTGTCCTTCTAAAAATTCAGTAGCAGGTTGTATTCCCGTAGATAGAATTACAAGATCAGCTTTATATTCACCTTTATTTGTAGTGATGCCTT
It contains:
- a CDS encoding ATP-dependent 6-phosphofructokinase; the encoded protein is MYRIRDKELNFRIESLGECKQNNPLIDFYASKNHVHFTNEINKIRFSVYKNEESCDKYENILLEKAGPRDKIYFIPKHVKAAITTCGGLCPGFNDVIRSIVRTLWKVYGVRNIYGVKFGYQGLLSESNSPFVQLNPDIVDDINQFGGTILGSSRGGIKPVEIVDTLERMNINMIFNIGGDGTQKGSILIANEIARRNLKISVVGIPKTVDNDFMFVQKSFGFETAVEQAVAAVAGAHFEANSAYNGIGLVKVMGRDSGFIASYTALSSNDVNFCLIPELDFDIEGPNGFLTHLERRLLEKESLDEIPHAVILIAEGAGQKYFDHGSRKRDDSGNLLYEDIGLYLKDKITEYFKFKNIPITLKYIDPSYIIRSSPANASDSLYCARLGSNAVHAAMAGKTKLLVSLWSTKFVHIPIEMAVFDRNKVNINGSFWRDVLASTGQPFSMKN